The Haloplanus sp. CK5-1 genome segment GGGGAGATCAACGTCAAGTGGCTCACCGAGATAGAGATCTTGGACGAACCCGCGACGGGCTACTGGGAGGAGCGGGGGTGGCACGGCACCGGCCCGGTCGAGACGGTGGCCAAACTCTGGGTGGAGAACCGCCGTCCCGACGGGAGGATCGAAGTCGGTGGCGCGGCCTACGCCGGCACGCGCGGGGTCGAGCGCGTCGAGGTGTCGACCGACGGCGGGACGACGTGGGTCGAGGCGGAGCTCTCGGAGCCGCTGCCGGGCGACGACGTGTGGCGACAGTGGGTCCACCGCTACGAGGCCGAGGGTCGCCACGAGGTCGTCGTTCGCGCCGTCGACGGGACGGGGACCGTCCAGCCACGGGAGGAGGCGGAGGCGTACCCCAGCGGCCCGAGTGGGTGGGTCTCGAAGACGGTCGACCCCCGAGCCCTGTGACCGAGGCGAAGCGTTTTGCACCCACCGCACACCACCACGGACACGGCGTCTCGATGGAGAAGGCACTCTGGTATCTGCTCGCCGGGACGCGGGGCGGGGAGAACCGCGCACGGATCATCCGCCTCCTCGACGAGCGGCCGCGCAACGCGAACCAACTCTGCGAGGCACTCGACATCGACTACAACTCCGTGCGCCACCACCTCGACATGCTCGAAGACCACGACGTGATCGAGAGCGGCGACCAAGAGTACGGCCGGCTCTACTTCCTCACCGATCGGTTCGACCGCCACCGGGACCAGTTCGAGCGGATAACGGAGCACGTCTGAGATGAACATGACACCGCTACTCACCGTCGCGACCGTCCTGTCCGCGCTGAACATCGGCCTGCTGGCCGCCCTGCTGGTCGTGTGGGGACGAAACTACCGCCGGTTCCGGACGCCGCTTACGCTGGGGCTCGTCGCGTTCGCTCTCGTCCTCGCCGTCGAGAACGTCGTCGCTATCGGCTTCTTCCTCAGTTCGGGGATGCTGTACGCCGCCGCACCGAGTGCCCAGACGGCGGTGCTCGCGATGCGCGCTCTCCAGTTCGTCGCGCTCGCCTTCCTGACGTACGTCACGATGCGGTAGGCCGGACGGCGGAACGGCTACGGCCGTTCGGACCGGAGGATCGGTACGGTCCGGGACTCGTTTCTCACGACCGAGACGCGTACGCGAACACCGCACACGCCGCGAGGGGTTTCGCGGCTCGGAAGCCGTGCGAACCGATCCGAGAGGTGGGGGGCGTCGAGAGGGTGGCTCCGGCTACCGCGTCGGTTCGACGGTCAGATCGCTCGCGATCCAGCCGTCGGTGTTGCCGGATTCGAGGAAAACCGTCCGGCCGGGACAGCTCTCACAGACCGACACCGTCGGCGTCTCGGGCAACGATGGCTCCCCGTCGTCGTCCGTGCGCGACTGCGTACCAGTGGGCATTGACAGTCTTTAGGGATACCTAAAATAAAAAGGGTACGGTTCGCGGCAACCGCCCGGGGGCGTCCCCCGACGACTCACAGTATATATACCCGGGTGTGGTTTGGCCGTGCATGTACCGAGGCGTCCTCGGGTGGCTCGGCGCGTTGCTCGGCGTCGCGATCCTCGCACCCGTCTTCCTGTACCTGTTCACCGGTGCTCTGGTCGGCTTCCTCGTCGCCTGCGGTGGCCCGTCGGAGACGGCGATGGTCGTCGGATCCTCCGGCACCGAGAGCCTGGAACTCTCGTGTTCGGCCGTCCGGACGTTGGTGAAGACGGCCGTCACGGTCGGCGGCAGTGCGGCGCTGACGGTCGGTGTCGCCGTCGTCGCCGTCGCGGACATCACGCGCAGTTCCTACCGGTGAGTCTCCTCCCCAACTTATTTACTGGTCGCCGGCGACGCTTGAAAACAAGCCGGCTTGGATTAATTCAAAATAAATTGATGTCCGGCCGGAGACACACAGATGACACACGAGACAGTCCTGCTCGTCGGACGACGGGGCGAGAACACCGAATCGGTGTTGGAGACACACGCCGAGCGGTTGCGAACGCGTGACGTCGCCGAGGACGTGGTGGCCGCGACGTACGACCACGAACCGGTCCGGGAGCTCCGGGAGACGCTCTCCGACCTTTCGGCCGACCGCGTCTACGCCCTCCCCGCGACGCTCGCCCACAGTTACGAGACGACCGAGGACCTCCCGGCGGCGCTGTCCTACGTCCCCGGCGAGGTCAGCTACTGCGAACCCGTGGGCCGGAGCCCGGCTATCACGGGCGTCGTCGAGGACCGAGCGACAGAACGGGTCTCCGCCGACTCGTCGTCGTCGGTCGTCTTGGTCGGGTTCGGCAATAGTTCCCAGTCCTACCACCGGCAGGCCGCGGAGTACCACGCGACCCGTCTGCGCGAGCGGACGGGTTACGGTGAGGTGCGGAGCTGCTTTCTGCTCCAGAACCCCGCCGTCGAGTGTGCGCGCTACAACGTGACTGGAGACCGGGTCGTCGCAGTCCCGCTGTTCGTCTCGCGCAGCGACGCCACCGAGCGGGAGGTTCCCGCGAAACTCGAACTCGACCGAGGCGGTATCGAGTACGCCGACCCCTTCGGTACCCACCCCGGCGTCACCGACGCCTTCGAGGCGGAGGTAACCCGACAGCGCGTCCTCTCGGCCGGCGGGTCGACGCCGTCGACGTTCGAGTCGACGCTCGCGTCGTCTCGGACGCCCCTCGCTACCGACGGCGAGGGACCGTCCGACTAGTCTCCTTCCGACGGGCCGGTACTCTCCTCTATGTCGACGTCGTGGGGCCTCCGGAACGTTCCCGAGTGTGTTCCTCTCCGGCACACTTACTTTACGTTCCGGCCTTTTCCTCCTCGACCCGGTACACATGGGAGACAAAGAGACGGATTCCGGACACGATGCCAACGAAGTTCGGTATCGTCACCTCATCGAACACGTTCACGACGCAGTCGTAGAGTTCGAGTTGATACGGGGGGACCCCGTCGTCAGAGACGCCAACGACGCCTTCGTCGACATCTTCGGGTACGACGCCGCCGAACTGCAGGGGGAGTCTCTCAACGAGTGGATCGTTCCGGAGTGGCGTCGTGAGGAATCACGACGACTCGATGCACGAACGGCGTCGGGCGAGGTCAGCTACCGACAGGTGGAGCGGAAAACCGCGGGTGGGATCCGGGAGTTTCTGTATCGGGGCATCCCCTACGAACACCACGCGGTCGGGATGGACGGCCTGGCTATTTACACCGATCTGACCGATATTACCCGGCAGCAACGGTAGTTGCAGGTGCTGAATCGGCTGCTCCGTCACAACCTTCGGAACACCGTCAACGTGATCTCGGGGGCTACCGACCGTCTCGTCTCCGAACTCGACGACCGAACGGACGAACGACTCGAACTGGTGGCGACCGTCGAGAGCGCGATCAGGGATCTGGAGACGCTCACGCAGGACGCGAACGATATCAACACCGTCATCAACGCGACGACTGACGATCCGTCGATCGACTGTGTGTCTCTCATCGAGGACATCGTCTCGGAGTACACCCGACAGCACCCCGAGGTGGCCCTTCGGACGACGCTGCCCGCGTCGATGACGGTGAACGCGGATGTCCGTCTCCGGTTCGCCGTCGAGAGCCTCGTCGACAACGCGATCCAGCACAATCCGAGCGACACACCGACGGTGCGGATCCGGATCGGAACTCCGGACTCCGCCGGTTGGGTCGACATCCACGTCGACGACGACGCCCCCCGGATCCCCGAAGAGGAGCGAAACCTCGTCACCGGCGACACCGAAATCACGGCGCTACGGCACGGCAGCGGATTGGGGCTCTGGCTCGCCAAGTGGACCACGGAACTGTTCGGGGGTAAGCTGTCGTTCGACACGAGCGAATTCGGCGGAAACAGCGTCCACATCCGGATTCCACGCGCCTGAGGCGGATCCGCCTACGGCCGTCACTCGGGCGGGCGTCCCTGCTCGCGTCGAACCGCGAGGACCGACAGATCGGAAAACGGCGTGTCCTCCGGATCGGATCCCCCCTCGTGAGTCGCCAGCTCTCCGAGCGTCGACCGAGTGGTCGCCTCGTCGTCGTGAGTCAACCGCTCCAGCACCAGCGCCGGTGTCCCCGGCGATGCCCCCGCCTCCAGCAGGTGGGAAGCCACATCCCCCGGCATCCAGTCGTAGGGTCGCGGCAGGACCAGTAGGTGCCGGTCGCCGGCGTCGGCCCGCAGGCGCGCGAGGTCCGCGTCGAGCGACCCACGCTTGTGGAGCGTGACGAACGTCGTCTCCTCCATCGGAGTGCGGGCGCGGCTCGCGGCCACCTGCAGCGAGGAGATGCCCGGAACGACCCGTACTCGCCCCTCGACGGCCGACTCTACCTTGCCGACGAACTGGTAGCCCGAGTGGTTCGGGTCGCCCATGAGGACGGCTACCCCGGACGCCCCCGCGTCGACACGGTCGGCGAACGCCGACAGGGTTTCGCCCTCGTCGGTGTAGCCACAGGTGAGCCAGTCGGCGCCGGTGTCGACCTCGCCCCGGACCACGTCGACGACCGTCTCGAAGCCGACGACGACGTCGGCCTCGCGGATCGCGCGCCGTGCCCGTGGGACGAGATACTCGGGGCTCCCGGGCCCGACGCCGACCGCGTGGACCGGATCGGTGGCGTCGCCCTCCGGTTCGTTCGCGGCGACGGCCGCGGGGTCGCGGTCGCGGCTCACAGATCGACGGCCCCGTTGCGGGCGTCGCTGGCGACGTGGACCAGTTCGTTCGTCAGGCCGGCCGCTAGTCCGCTCCCACCGCGCCGGCCCACGTTCGTCACCGCCGGGACGCCGTGGTCGGCGGCGACGGCCCGCAGGCGTTCGCGGCTCTCGGCGGCCTTGACGAAGCCGACGGGCGTGGCGACGACGACGGCCGGCCGGGTGCCCGACTCGATGCAGTCCGCGAGCGCCAGCGCTGCCGTCGGCGCGTTGCCGACCGTCGCGATTGCCCCGTCGTAGACGCCCGCACGGTCGAGTTCGAGTACCGACGCGGCGGTCCGGGTCATCCCCGTCTCCGCCGCCAGTTCGCTCCCGTTGCCGATGGCCTTCCGAACCGGGCAGTCGTGACCCCGGCCGGTGATCCCCGCCTTCACCATCGTGATGTCCGTGACGATCGGTCGCTCGTCGAGGACTGCGCGCGCGCCGGCCCGAACCGGGTGGTCGGGATCGTCGCCGGTGAACCGCATCAGGTGCTGGAACTCTGGATCGCCGGTCGCGTGGACGGACTTCTGTCGGATTCTGTCCGCGAGCGTCGCGTCGGGAACGAGTTCGCGGACACGGTCCATACTCGTCTCGGCGATCTCCATCGCGTCCGCGGTGGTGGCACCGAGATCGGCGTACTCCTCGGTCGTCATCGCTCTCCCTCCCGATGACGACGTGTTCCGACCGACACGCAACGACCACCGACCTCAGTCGTCATCGCTCTCCCTCCCGATGACGACGTGTTCCGACCGACACGCAACGACCACCGACCTCAGTCGTCATCGCTCTCCCTCCCGATGACGACGTGTTCCGACCGACACGCAACGACCACCGACCTCAGTCGTCATCGCTCTCCCTCCCGATGACGACGTGTTCCGACCGACACGCAACGACCACCGACCTCAGTCGTCATCGCTCGTCACCTCCGTCTCCGACTCCACCGCACCGCCACCCGACGCCCGCGCCTCCAGATCCCCGTCGACCCGCAGGTTCAGGTCGCGCAGGCGGTCGGCCGTCGCGTCGTCGGCGTCCCACAGGCCACGCTCTATCGCCTCCAGTAGGGTGTCCGTGATGCTCTCCAAGGCCCACGGGTTCACCTCGCGGAGCCACTCTTGGCGGTCGTCGTCGAAGGCGTACTTCTCGGCCACGTCCGTCCACAACCGGTCGCTCACGACGCCGGTCGTGGCGTCCCACCCCAGCGCCACGTCGACCGTCGTCGAGAGGTCGCCCGCGCCCTTGTAGCCGTGTTCTTCCATGCTGTCCAGCCAGTCGGGGTTGAGGACGCGGGCGCGCATCGCCTTGCGTACTTTCTCCTCGTTCGTGTAGACGTCGACGTGGTCGGGATCCGAGGAGTCGCCGACGTAGGAGGCCGGTTCCTCGCCCCGGGCCTCGGTCACGGCGGTGATGAACCCGCCGTGGAAGGCGTACCAGTCCGAGGAGTCGAACTCGTCCTGTTCGCCCGTGTCCTCGATTTTCACCGTCGCCTCGACGGTTCCGAGGCGGCGTTCGAAGGCGTCGTGGGCCTCCGAGACGCGCCCCCGCGAGCCGAGCGCGTAGCCGCCCCACTGGACGTACACGTCCGCGAGGTCCGAGCGGTCGTCCCACTCGCCCTCGTCGACGGCCTTGTTCGTCCCCGCGCCGTAGCCGCCGGGTCGGGTGGTGAACACGCGATGGGTCGCGGCCGTCTCGGCGTCGTCGGGATCCATCCCCTCAGCGATCAGCTCCTCGCTCTCCTCCTCGACGTGCTTCTTGACGTAGTTGCGGTCGTGGGGTTCGTCCAGTGCGACCACCGCGTCGACGGCGTCGTGGATCACGCTCGCGGCCTGCGGGAAGGCGTCGCGGAACAGCCCGGAGACCCGCGTCGTCACGTCGATCCGCGGGCGGCCCAGTTCGTCGAGCGGAGTCGGAGTCACGTCGTCGATCCGGCCGGCGTCGGTCCACTCGGGTTCGACGCCCATCAGCGCGAGCACCTGCGCGACCGTCTCGCCGCGGGTGCGGACGGTGGGGGTCCCCCACGCGACGACGCCGATCTCCTCGGGGTACTCGCCCTCCGCCGAGCGGTGTCGCTCCGCCACTCCGTCGGCCACCTCGCGGCCGACCCGCCACGCGCTCTTGGCCGGCACCTTGCGGGGGTCGAGCGTGTAGAAGTTCCGCCCCGTCGGGAGCAGGTCGACGCCGCCACGGGTTGGCGCGCCGCTCCCGCCGGGCGGGACGTACTCGCCCGCCAGTGCGTCGGCGGTGCGGGGGATCTCCTCGCTCGCGCCGGCGACGCGGGGCACGGCCTCCGCACAGACGTACGCGAGCGCCTCGCGGAGGTCGTCGTGTTCGCCCGCCCGCGCCCGCGAGTCGCCGAGGGGGTCGATGTCGACGACCAGCAGGTTCATGTTCACCTCGTCGTCGGGGCCGGCCTCGCGCTCCGACTCGGGCACGTCGAAGTCGTGGGCGGCGAGCGTCGAGACGAGGTCGCGGCTCGTCTCGTACACCTCGTCGGCCGCCTGCGCGTAGGTCATCCCCAGCGACTCGTCGTAGGTGCCGGGTTCTTCGAGCATGCGCTCGTAGTCGACGCCGAGGACGCCCGCGACGCTCTCGCGGAGGCTGGGTGCGCCCGGATTCTCGAGGCGAGTGAGCGCGACCAGATACTCGACCAACCGATCGTCGACGGGCGGTTCGCCCATCGTGTGCAGCCCCATCCGGATCTGGGTGGTCTTCACGTCGGTCAGGTACTCGTGGATCCGCTCGACGAGTTCGTCGATGGGGAGGGAGTCGCCTTCGACCGCGCCGTCTGCGAGCGTCGACCCCGCCGCGTCGGGGCCGCGCACGTCGGCCTTCTCGACGGTGCCCTCGATTCCGAGTTCCAGCGCGAGGTCGAGGTCGGCGACCGTCTCGCGGATCTCGCGTTCGAGCGCCGCGCCGTCGTCGGTTCTCGCGTCTGCCATCCCCGCCTCACGGTAGCGGTCCGCTAACTCTTCGAGTTCGGCGAGGCCGTCGTACGTCCCCGCGTTCGACATGACGGGCGTGAGGTGGTCGACGATTGCGGCGTAGGCGCGGCGCTTGGCCTGCGTCCCCTCGCCGGGGTTGTTGACGATGTAGGGGTAGACGTTCGGCAGGTCGTCGATCAGGCCGTCGGGTGCGCTCGTGCCGTCGAGACCCACGGTCTTGCCGGGGAGCCACTCCAGCGAGCCGTGGGTGCCGAGGTGAACGACGGCGTCGGCGTCGTACGCGTTCCGGAGCCACGCGTAGAAGGCAACGTAGTCGTGTGGTGGCTGGAGGTCGGAGTCGTGGTACACCTTCGAGGGGTCCATCCCGAACCCGCGGGGGGGCTGGACGGTGACGAGGACGTTCCCGAACTCGACGCCGGGGATGGCGAAGGGTCGATCGGGTGGATCGCCCCACTCCCCGATCACGTTCTCGCGGAAGCGGTCGTCCACGTCGCCGAACCAGTCGCAGTAGCGGTTCGGTGAGACGGTGTCGACGCTCAGTTCCCGGACGTCCTCGGGGGCGACCCAGCGGTCGTCGAGGGTGAGTTGGGCGGTCAGGCGGTCGATGAGCGTCGCGCCGTCGTCGGGCGCCCCGGTTCCGAGGTCGTAGCCCCGGTCGTCGAGTTCCTCGAGCAGGTTGATCGTGCTCTCGGGGGTGTCGAGGCCGAAGGCGGTGCCGATGCCGTCGTCGCTCGGCGGGTAGTTGTGGAGGACGACCGCGATCCGTTTCTCCTCGTTGGGGGTGTGACGCAGGCGCGCCCAGTTGACTGCCAGGCGAGCGACGTGGTCGATCCGGTCCTCGATGGGGAAATGCTGTTTGGGGGAGGTGCCGATGCCCGCCTCGTCCTCGGTGCGCTCCTTCCCGCTGATGGGGTGGGTGATGACGTTGCCGTCGAACTCCGGGAGCGCGACCGAGAGCGCGAGTTCGAAGCCCATGACACCCGTGTCGCTCCCCTCGTACCGGGAGCGCGAGCGCATCGTCGTCACCGTCTGGAGGACGGGAACGCCCAATCGATCCAGGAAGACCTCTTCTGCACCCTGGCCCTCGTCGGCGGCCGACCGGCCCCGCTCTTCCATCGACAGCGAGAACATGAACGAGGAGCAGACGGCGTCGACGACGGGGTCGCCGCCGTCAAGGAGCCACTCGTCGGTGACCCACTCGGCGTCCTCCTGCTCGTCGGTGTCGGTCGCCGGGTTGCAGAATATCGGGAGCGCGTCCGCGCCCTGCGCTTCGATGGCCCGCACCTGCGCGTCGACGTAGCGGGTGTTCTCGTGGGTCCAGTGGGACTCGTAGAACCAGACCGCAACCGTCGGCGTCCCGGGGTCGAACGTCGCCACGAGGTCGTCGTACCCCGCGCCGGGGTGGTCGGGATGGTACACCCCTTCGGTGGGGAGCGAGACGGGGTCGTCGTAGCTCCGGTCGACGGCTCCGAACCGGTCGATCAGGTACCGCAGGCAGTTGGCGACGTTGGTGGTGCCGCCGCGGTCGAGGTAGTCGTACACCGCGTCCCGGTCCGCCGGGGCGACGGTCGTGTCCTCTATCGCGTAGGCGTCGCCGGTCGACTTGACGACCAGCGGGATGCCCGCGTCGTCGAGGCGGTCGACGACCCGGTCGTAGCCGGGCATGCTCTCCTCGGAGCCGTGGAGCCACAACACGACCGCCGTCGCGTCCTCTACGGCGTCGACGAACGCCTCGACCGCCGTCTCGTCGTCGAGGTCGCTCTCCGATCGGGCGACCAGGTCTCCGTCGACCTCCCCCGCGGCGCGCTGGACGGCCCCGAGTTCGTTCTCCGTCGCGGTGTACAAGCCGATGGTGGGCATAACGTTGTTAAACCTCTGTTGAGTTATTGCAATTGTGCTTGAATACACCGAGGACAAAAACTCTTCGGGGATCGGGGGTGAGCGAGTCGGTTTCGACGAGATAGTCGGGCAATCCGAACTCAAGCGTGCTTTACTCGCGGTGGGCGCGAACGACGCGCTGGACGGCCTCCTGATCCGGGGGGAGAAGGGGACGGCCAAGTCGACGGCCGTCCGCGCGCTGTCGGCGTTGCTCCCGGACCGGCGGGTCGTGGCCGACTGTCCCTACGGCTGTCCGGCGGGCGACCCCGACCGGCAGTGTGCGAACTGTCGGGAGCGGGCGGACCCGCCGACCGAGACGCGGTCGGTGCCGCTCGTCACCCTCCCGCTGGGGGCGACCCGGGAGCGCGTCGTCGGGACGCTCTCCGTCGCCGACGCCCTCGACGGCGACTACGAGTTCGATCCCGGCCTCCTCGCCCGCGCGAACGGCGGCATCCTCTACGTCGACGAGGTGAACCTACTCGACGACCACCTCGTCGACGTGTTGTTGGACGCCGCGGCGGGCGGCGTCAACCGGGTCGAGCGCGACGGCGTGAGCGTCGCCCACCCCGCAGCGTTCACCCTCGTCGGGACGATGAACCCCGAGGAGGGGGAGTTGCGGCCACAACTCCGGGATCGCTTCGCACTCCAGGCGACGGTGACCGGTTGTGACGACATCGAGGACCGCGTCGCCATCGTCGACCGGGCGCTCGGACGCGAGAGCGAGGAGCCACGCTCCTCGGCAAAGAGCGAGGAGCCACGCTCCTCGGCAAAGAGCGAGGAGCCACGCTCCTCGGCAAAGAGCGAGGAGCCACGCTCCTCGGCAAAGAGCGAGGAGCCACGCACTCCGGATATCGAAGACCCGGCGACCCGCCTGTCGACCGCGCGGGACCGACTCTCCGAGGTGACGCTTCCGGACGCGTTCGTCCGCGACCTCGTCGAACTGTGCCGTGACGCGGGCGTCGAGGGCCACCGAGCCGACATCGCGACGGCGCGGGCGGCCCGGACCTTCGCCGCCCTCGACGACCGACCGACGGTGATCGAGTCCGACGTGCGGCGCGCGGCCGAACTCGCGCTCCCTCACCGCCTCGAATCCCTCCCCTTCGACGACGCGCCCGACCTGGAGACGGTCGTCGACGACCACTTCGACGAGGGGGACGACGGTGACACCGACGACCGGGACGTCGAGGATGGTGCCGAGAACGGTGGGGGTGACGCGGACGATGCCGACGCCGACGGCGGAGCCCGGACCAACGAGGGCGACGCGAGCGATGAGGAGGCGAACGGAGCAGACGGCTCCGCGGCCGACGACTCCACCGAACCCACCGGCGCCGACGACCCCGGCGGGGTGTCCTCGTCCCGATCCGGCGACCTCTCCGATGCCGGCGACGACGCGGGCGGCGACGACCCCGACGCCGATGCCGGGGGTGGAGCCGACGACGACGCTCCCGACCCGACCCCTCGCGTCCCGGGCGAACGCCCGGCTGCGGTCGGATCGGGCCGTGCCCCGTCACTCCCCGACGCCGACGATCCAGCCGACGCGTCGTCGTCGAGTGGTGGGGCGCGGGCGCGGGCGAGCGTCGACGGGACCGGCGCCCGCGTTCGTACCCGACCCACCGACGGCGAGGACGTCGACGCCGCGGCGTCGGTGCGCGCGGCGGCCGCTCGCGGCGTCGACACCGTCGAATCGCGGGACCTCCGGCGATCGGTTCGGGCCGCCGAGGCGTCGACGCTCGTCGTCTTCTCCGTCGACGCCAGCGCGTCGATGCGTCCCGCCATGCGCGCCGCCAAGGGGACCGTCCTCGAACTGCTGGAGGACACCTACCAGCAACGCGACCGCGTGAGTTTCGTCGCTTTCGCCGGCGAGGACGCGGACGTGTTGCTCCCCCCGACCGACAGCGTCACGCTCGCAGCGCGCCACCTGAAGCAACTCCCGACAGGCGATCGGACGCCACTCCCTGCCGGCCTGCGGACCGCGGGCGACGTGATCGAACGCGCCGATCCCGCCGCGAGCGTCGTCGTCCTCGTCACCGACGGCCGGGCGAACGTCGCCGACGGGAGTCCGGTCGCCGCGACTCGCCGTGCCGCCGACCGCCTGTCCGACCTCGACGCGCGCGTCCTCGTCGTCGACGCCGGTTCGGGCGACCGATCCGGCCTCGTTCCCGAAGTCGTCGAGCGGACGACCGGCCGTCGCGTCCCCCTCGACGCGCTCTCGGCCGACGCCGTCGACGCCGCGGCCGGGGCGGTCGACGAAAGTTGAGTTGTCCGCATCCGCAAGATTTACAATCTAACTTGTCTTTCACCAACTGTGTTTTAGTATGCCGGCCACCAGCGACACCGTCCACGGACGGATCGAACGGCTCGGAACCGAACTCACGCCGACGCAGTTGGCCGCGGGGATGCTCGTCGCCGTCGCACTCGGTTTCACCCTCCTGTTCGTGCAGGATCCGCTCGTCCACGACGCGATGCACAACTTCAGGCACGGCGCGGGAATCACCTGTCACTGACCGTGTTCGTCGACTACGTCACCCGAGGGGTGGAGGCGGGCCTCGTGGCGGGCCTCGTCTTCGGCCTGTTCGTGGCGACGGTCGTCAATCCGATGGTCGGCTACGCTGAGGCCGTTGGCCACGGGCACGATCACGACGTCGCCGGACACGACCACTCCGGCGGCGAGGGCGTCGTCTCGCTCGCGGCCACCGAGACGGTGAGCGTCCTCTCCGGCGTGCTGTGGGCCGTGCTGCTCGGAGCCGTCGTCTTCGGCGTCGGCTTCTACCTCCTCGAACCGCTCCTGCCGGGGAGTGGACGCCTCCGGAGTTACGTCCTCGCCGCGGCGGGGTTCGTCTCCGTCTCCGGCGCGCCGTGGCTCGTCCTCCCGCCCCGCCCCGGCGTCGAGACGGC includes the following:
- a CDS encoding winged helix-turn-helix domain-containing protein; this encodes MEKALWYLLAGTRGGENRARIIRLLDERPRNANQLCEALDIDYNSVRHHLDMLEDHDVIESGDQEYGRLYFLTDRFDRHRDQFERITEHV
- a CDS encoding CbiX/SirB N-terminal domain-containing protein, with product MTHETVLLVGRRGENTESVLETHAERLRTRDVAEDVVAATYDHEPVRELRETLSDLSADRVYALPATLAHSYETTEDLPAALSYVPGEVSYCEPVGRSPAITGVVEDRATERVSADSSSSVVLVGFGNSSQSYHRQAAEYHATRLRERTGYGEVRSCFLLQNPAVECARYNVTGDRVVAVPLFVSRSDATEREVPAKLELDRGGIEYADPFGTHPGVTDAFEAEVTRQRVLSAGGSTPSTFESTLASSRTPLATDGEGPSD
- a CDS encoding PAS domain-containing protein, translating into MGDKETDSGHDANEVRYRHLIEHVHDAVVEFELIRGDPVVRDANDAFVDIFGYDAAELQGESLNEWIVPEWRREESRRLDARTASGEVSYRQVERKTAGGIREFLYRGIPYEHHAVGMDGLAIYTDLTDITRQQR
- a CDS encoding HAMP domain-containing sensor histidine kinase, with translation MLNRLLRHNLRNTVNVISGATDRLVSELDDRTDERLELVATVESAIRDLETLTQDANDINTVINATTDDPSIDCVSLIEDIVSEYTRQHPEVALRTTLPASMTVNADVRLRFAVESLVDNAIQHNPSDTPTVRIRIGTPDSAGWVDIHVDDDAPRIPEEERNLVTGDTEITALRHGSGLGLWLAKWTTELFGGKLSFDTSEFGGNSVHIRIPRA
- a CDS encoding cobalt-precorrin-7 (C(5))-methyltransferase; the encoded protein is MSRDRDPAAVAANEPEGDATDPVHAVGVGPGSPEYLVPRARRAIREADVVVGFETVVDVVRGEVDTGADWLTCGYTDEGETLSAFADRVDAGASGVAVLMGDPNHSGYQFVGKVESAVEGRVRVVPGISSLQVAASRARTPMEETTFVTLHKRGSLDADLARLRADAGDRHLLVLPRPYDWMPGDVASHLLEAGASPGTPALVLERLTHDDEATTRSTLGELATHEGGSDPEDTPFSDLSVLAVRREQGRPPE
- a CDS encoding precorrin-8X methylmutase, coding for MTTEEYADLGATTADAMEIAETSMDRVRELVPDATLADRIRQKSVHATGDPEFQHLMRFTGDDPDHPVRAGARAVLDERPIVTDITMVKAGITGRGHDCPVRKAIGNGSELAAETGMTRTAASVLELDRAGVYDGAIATVGNAPTAALALADCIESGTRPAVVVATPVGFVKAAESRERLRAVAADHGVPAVTNVGRRGGSGLAAGLTNELVHVASDARNGAVDL
- the cobN gene encoding cobaltochelatase subunit CobN, yielding MPTIGLYTATENELGAVQRAAGEVDGDLVARSESDLDDETAVEAFVDAVEDATAVVLWLHGSEESMPGYDRVVDRLDDAGIPLVVKSTGDAYAIEDTTVAPADRDAVYDYLDRGGTTNVANCLRYLIDRFGAVDRSYDDPVSLPTEGVYHPDHPGAGYDDLVATFDPGTPTVAVWFYESHWTHENTRYVDAQVRAIEAQGADALPIFCNPATDTDEQEDAEWVTDEWLLDGGDPVVDAVCSSFMFSLSMEERGRSAADEGQGAEEVFLDRLGVPVLQTVTTMRSRSRYEGSDTGVMGFELALSVALPEFDGNVITHPISGKERTEDEAGIGTSPKQHFPIEDRIDHVARLAVNWARLRHTPNEEKRIAVVLHNYPPSDDGIGTAFGLDTPESTINLLEELDDRGYDLGTGAPDDGATLIDRLTAQLTLDDRWVAPEDVRELSVDTVSPNRYCDWFGDVDDRFRENVIGEWGDPPDRPFAIPGVEFGNVLVTVQPPRGFGMDPSKVYHDSDLQPPHDYVAFYAWLRNAYDADAVVHLGTHGSLEWLPGKTVGLDGTSAPDGLIDDLPNVYPYIVNNPGEGTQAKRRAYAAIVDHLTPVMSNAGTYDGLAELEELADRYREAGMADARTDDGAALEREIRETVADLDLALELGIEGTVEKADVRGPDAAGSTLADGAVEGDSLPIDELVERIHEYLTDVKTTQIRMGLHTMGEPPVDDRLVEYLVALTRLENPGAPSLRESVAGVLGVDYERMLEEPGTYDESLGMTYAQAADEVYETSRDLVSTLAAHDFDVPESEREAGPDDEVNMNLLVVDIDPLGDSRARAGEHDDLREALAYVCAEAVPRVAGASEEIPRTADALAGEYVPPGGSGAPTRGGVDLLPTGRNFYTLDPRKVPAKSAWRVGREVADGVAERHRSAEGEYPEEIGVVAWGTPTVRTRGETVAQVLALMGVEPEWTDAGRIDDVTPTPLDELGRPRIDVTTRVSGLFRDAFPQAASVIHDAVDAVVALDEPHDRNYVKKHVEEESEELIAEGMDPDDAETAATHRVFTTRPGGYGAGTNKAVDEGEWDDRSDLADVYVQWGGYALGSRGRVSEAHDAFERRLGTVEATVKIEDTGEQDEFDSSDWYAFHGGFITAVTEARGEEPASYVGDSSDPDHVDVYTNEEKVRKAMRARVLNPDWLDSMEEHGYKGAGDLSTTVDVALGWDATTGVVSDRLWTDVAEKYAFDDDRQEWLREVNPWALESITDTLLEAIERGLWDADDATADRLRDLNLRVDGDLEARASGGGAVESETEVTSDDD